The proteins below come from a single Acidobacteriota bacterium genomic window:
- a CDS encoding segregation/condensation protein A: METPKPVESKRPIDLEAAFIKENSEYDYKIKLATFEGPLDLLLYLIKRDEIDIYDIPIARIAKEYLIYIQELQELDIDLAGEFVVMAATLIQIKSQMLLPKAPASSIEAGDETEDPRSELVRRLLEHQKYKTAAHMLWSRAEVEQAVFTRPIPEDELDSEVVATVFDLLETFRRVVERRREKVEIEIARDEVTQAQKLIELRSLLSKQKAINVRSLFEASRSKREMICILLALLELVKEYSLLIVQEKTFGDILVKRQSNR, translated from the coding sequence ATGGAAACACCAAAACCTGTTGAATCCAAACGACCAATTGATCTGGAAGCTGCTTTTATCAAGGAGAATTCGGAATACGATTACAAAATCAAACTGGCCACGTTTGAGGGTCCGCTTGATTTGTTGCTCTACCTGATTAAACGGGATGAAATTGATATTTATGACATCCCGATAGCTCGCATCGCGAAAGAATACCTGATTTATATTCAAGAATTGCAAGAACTTGATATTGATCTGGCTGGCGAGTTTGTAGTGATGGCCGCGACCTTGATTCAAATCAAATCGCAAATGCTCTTACCCAAAGCACCGGCTTCAAGCATTGAAGCCGGTGACGAAACCGAAGACCCCCGCTCAGAACTGGTTCGCCGGTTGCTTGAACACCAAAAATACAAAACGGCTGCCCATATGCTCTGGTCACGGGCCGAAGTCGAACAGGCAGTATTTACTCGACCCATTCCGGAAGACGAACTCGACAGCGAAGTGGTCGCCACCGTCTTCGATTTATTGGAAACGTTTCGCCGCGTCGTGGAACGCCGCCGCGAAAAAGTCGAAATTGAAATTGCCCGGGATGAAGTCACTCAGGCCCAAAAACTGATTGAATTGCGTTCCCTGCTTTCCAAACAGAAAGCCATCAATGTTCGCTCCCTGTTTGAAGCTTCACGCTCAAAACGTGAAATGATTTGTATCCTGCTGGCCCTGCTGGAGTTAGTCAAAGAGTACTCATTGTTGATCGTGCAGGAAAAAACCTTTGGCGACATCCTTGTCAAACGACAATCGAACAGATAG
- a CDS encoding site-2 protease family protein, translating to MNLGEAAIAFVVFLFSLTIHEAAHAWTSEKFGDDTGRWMGRVSLNPAVHIDLFGTILFPLMTLLTAGTIYFGWAKPVPVNPSRWRDHFWGNIAVSGAGPASNLILAFIAGALFKILLMTGLWTNLAGAGLQEPIGFLLRFMIMLNIGLAVFNMIPIPPLDGSHILSSLLSVISPTLMDAYEGLREYGFVILLIGIVTGLLNMICAPVFKIVTLGLVFLLGL from the coding sequence GTGAATCTTGGTGAAGCTGCCATTGCTTTTGTGGTGTTTTTGTTCTCGCTCACCATTCACGAGGCGGCACACGCCTGGACATCTGAAAAATTTGGCGATGACACAGGGCGGTGGATGGGCCGGGTTTCACTCAATCCAGCCGTCCACATTGATCTGTTTGGAACCATTCTTTTCCCTTTAATGACGTTGTTGACGGCTGGAACGATCTATTTTGGTTGGGCCAAGCCAGTCCCAGTCAATCCATCACGCTGGAGAGACCACTTTTGGGGAAACATTGCGGTTTCAGGAGCTGGACCAGCGAGCAATTTAATCCTGGCTTTTATCGCTGGCGCACTGTTTAAAATCTTGTTGATGACTGGACTCTGGACCAATCTGGCCGGTGCTGGATTACAGGAGCCAATCGGATTTCTGCTGCGATTTATGATTATGCTCAATATTGGTCTGGCAGTATTTAATATGATTCCAATTCCACCTTTGGATGGAAGCCATATTCTCTCCAGCCTGTTGAGTGTGATTTCACCAACACTGATGGATGCCTATGAAGGTCTGCGCGAATATGGGTTCGTCATTTTGCTGATCGGGATTGTCACTGGCCTTCTGAACATGATTTGTGCTCCGGTATTCAAAATCGTGACGCTTGGATTGGTCTTTCTCCTCGGTTTGTAA
- a CDS encoding SMP-30/gluconolactonase/LRE family protein, with protein sequence MALKPQISHVHPQVGIPGGEVIVTCQDFDTSNFTQCQAFIGSTRARIISASTTRVVIGIPEISADDDLSAGIRLKANHQESNVAAFHVGALLASDLHPVANPAFDPDSGNIYTTLSGARGKKVEVSVWKISSSGKVSKFLSDIINPTGLAFDQEGTLYISSRYDGNVYRVSPFSESEAFVRDLGVATGIIFNRKGELFVGDRQGIVYRIDELGKAHKFAMLEPSVAAYHLAFSPNGNLYVTGPTTGGSREVISEITLEGEVKPFHIGLGRPQGLAFDTDGNLYVAASLDGLRGIFKIPAAGGSPERVLAGNNLVGLAFDDQGNALLTTTGEVYRAPLGVKGYMPWLDESDSMTR encoded by the coding sequence ATGGCGCTCAAACCTCAAATTTCACATGTTCATCCACAGGTTGGAATTCCTGGCGGCGAAGTTATTGTAACCTGTCAGGATTTCGATACCTCAAATTTCACCCAATGTCAGGCTTTTATTGGCTCGACCCGGGCTCGAATCATCAGTGCTTCAACCACACGGGTGGTGATTGGCATTCCTGAAATCAGCGCCGACGATGACCTCTCAGCCGGAATTCGGTTAAAAGCCAATCACCAGGAAAGCAATGTAGCGGCCTTTCATGTTGGGGCATTACTGGCCAGTGACCTGCATCCGGTTGCCAATCCGGCGTTTGACCCAGATAGCGGCAATATCTACACCACGTTGTCGGGTGCGCGGGGGAAAAAAGTCGAAGTCTCGGTATGGAAGATTTCTTCAAGCGGAAAAGTCTCGAAATTCCTCTCAGATATTATCAATCCGACCGGTCTGGCTTTTGACCAGGAAGGAACGCTCTACATTTCCAGTCGCTATGACGGGAATGTCTACCGCGTGTCTCCCTTTAGTGAATCGGAAGCCTTTGTTCGAGATTTAGGCGTTGCCACTGGAATCATTTTTAACCGCAAAGGTGAATTATTTGTTGGTGATCGCCAGGGCATTGTCTATCGCATTGATGAACTGGGTAAAGCACATAAATTTGCAATGTTAGAGCCCAGCGTTGCCGCCTATCATTTGGCCTTCAGTCCAAACGGCAACCTGTATGTCACCGGCCCCACCACTGGCGGAAGTCGCGAAGTCATTTCCGAGATTACACTTGAGGGTGAGGTCAAACCGTTTCACATTGGCCTTGGACGTCCACAGGGGCTGGCGTTTGACACAGATGGGAATCTGTATGTCGCGGCAAGTCTTGATGGTCTGCGAGGCATCTTCAAAATCCCAGCCGCCGGAGGTTCTCCTGAACGGGTACTGGCTGGAAATAATCTGGTCGGGCTGGCCTTTGATGACCAGGGAAATGCTCTTTTGACCACCACGGGTGAAGTGTATCGTGCCCCGCTCGGCGTGAAAGGCTATATGCCCTGGCTGGATGAAAGTGACTCAATGACAAGGTGA
- a CDS encoding VWA domain-containing protein, whose product MSGAWCLVLRINTFQVQSPKLSLKGECLTHQVFTLFHFSGNLSAPVETINTIHHIKFSECITFMPKSNRTLLMVLFLTGLLFAQGCYMGRAPSSQESKDKTRPTSPVTSAPAQRPSGNGVPASPPPFAAKEAGSSMPVDADQSNTEDYRDYGVNQMISAKKDPLSTFAIDVDTASYTITRRKLNEGQLPPPAAVRVEEFINYFNYNYPQPATTHPFSVTLEAAPSPFQANRHLMRVGIHGKEIPVTNRPPAHLTFLVDTSGSMQSADKIGLLKQSLKLLVENLKPGDTVAITTYAGGTSTVLTPTGIDRRHEILAALDRLEAGGSTAMESGIDLAYRQAASVNRPGMINRIVICSDGDANVGRTSPDEILKTIEGYVKEGITVSTIGFGMGNYKDTMMERFADKGNGNYFYIDTFDQARRVFVDELTGTLQVIAKDVKVQVEFNPAAVSQYRLIGYENRDVADEDFRNDRVDGGEIGAGHRVTALYELELTNNPAPKLATVRLRYKQPEGQSSQEVLAEFATSRIPAQFVQTSEDFRFAVAVAAFAEVLRGSELARNWSLQTVAQLARESSSSDNAERQELIGLIAKAQTLQDRSKTAPVSPSGYPLQ is encoded by the coding sequence ATGTCTGGTGCCTGGTGCCTGGTACTTAGAATCAATACTTTCCAAGTCCAAAGCCCCAAGCTCTCATTGAAGGGTGAATGCCTGACACATCAGGTATTCACCCTTTTTCATTTTTCAGGGAACCTTTCAGCACCCGTCGAGACAATCAACACCATACACCACATCAAATTTTCGGAGTGCATCACGTTTATGCCAAAGTCAAACCGTACGTTGCTCATGGTCTTGTTTTTGACAGGGTTACTCTTTGCTCAAGGTTGTTACATGGGAAGGGCGCCGTCTTCTCAAGAAAGTAAAGATAAGACTCGCCCGACATCACCTGTGACCTCGGCGCCTGCTCAGCGGCCATCCGGCAATGGGGTCCCGGCATCACCGCCGCCGTTTGCCGCCAAAGAAGCTGGCTCAAGTATGCCGGTTGACGCTGATCAATCCAACACTGAAGACTACCGCGACTATGGCGTAAACCAGATGATCTCGGCGAAAAAGGACCCACTCTCAACCTTTGCCATTGATGTTGACACCGCTTCGTACACCATCACCCGCCGAAAATTAAATGAAGGCCAGCTTCCACCACCAGCGGCAGTGCGCGTCGAAGAATTCATTAACTACTTCAATTATAATTATCCTCAACCAGCCACAACCCATCCCTTTTCAGTGACACTCGAAGCCGCACCCTCGCCATTTCAGGCCAACCGGCATCTGATGCGGGTCGGGATTCACGGCAAAGAGATTCCTGTAACCAATCGGCCCCCGGCTCATTTGACCTTTCTGGTTGATACCAGTGGCTCAATGCAATCGGCTGACAAAATCGGATTGCTCAAGCAAAGCCTGAAATTACTGGTCGAAAACCTGAAGCCGGGTGATACGGTCGCCATCACCACCTATGCTGGTGGCACCAGCACGGTCCTGACACCGACTGGTATTGATCGTCGCCATGAAATTCTGGCAGCGCTGGATCGGTTGGAAGCTGGTGGTTCAACCGCGATGGAGTCTGGAATTGACCTTGCCTATCGTCAGGCGGCCTCGGTCAATCGTCCGGGTATGATCAACCGGATTGTGATTTGCTCAGACGGAGACGCCAATGTTGGCCGAACCAGCCCTGACGAAATCCTCAAAACGATTGAAGGCTATGTCAAAGAAGGAATTACCGTCAGCACCATCGGGTTTGGAATGGGGAACTATAAAGACACGATGATGGAGCGGTTTGCCGACAAAGGAAATGGGAATTACTTCTACATTGATACTTTTGATCAGGCCCGGCGGGTATTTGTGGATGAATTGACCGGCACACTCCAGGTCATTGCCAAGGATGTAAAAGTTCAGGTCGAGTTTAATCCAGCCGCCGTTTCACAATATCGCCTGATTGGCTATGAAAACCGTGATGTCGCTGACGAAGATTTTCGCAATGATCGGGTTGATGGTGGCGAAATCGGCGCGGGTCACCGCGTGACAGCTCTGTATGAATTGGAATTGACCAATAATCCAGCGCCAAAACTGGCGACGGTTCGGCTGCGATACAAACAGCCGGAAGGCCAGAGTTCTCAGGAAGTTCTGGCCGAATTTGCCACTTCACGCATTCCAGCCCAGTTTGTTCAGACATCAGAGGATTTTCGGTTTGCCGTCGCGGTGGCTGCTTTTGCCGAAGTGTTGCGCGGCAGTGAGTTGGCTCGGAACTGGTCGCTTCAAACCGTTGCCCAACTGGCCCGTGAGTCGTCATCTTCTGACAATGCGGAACGCCAGGAATTGATAGGGTTGATTGCCAAAGCCCAAACTTTGCAGGATCGCAGCAAAACTGCTCCGGTGTCCCCGTCAGGGTATCCACTGCAATAG
- a CDS encoding enoyl-CoA hydratase/isomerase family protein, with protein MAKELILLEIENKVAVLKLNRPTVLNALNLEMWKILDASLSELEQLGDEVRAVIITGVGDRAFCAGLDLSPDNPIVWDLLSQANHDRRAQIADELNWLRDTFNRLADLPMPTIAALNGLAYGSGLELAMCCDVRIAAENIQLCLPEVSVGVIPDKGGTQRLPCLIGLARAKEMILTGLPVTSDEGVRIGLVNRVVPADQLMPVAVEYAHRIAHMSPLAIRAAKQALNQTQSLPLADGFRFENRMALEAILSEDLAEGIRAFQEKRPPVFRGV; from the coding sequence ATGGCGAAAGAATTGATTTTGCTTGAGATTGAAAACAAGGTTGCCGTTCTCAAACTGAATCGGCCAACTGTCCTCAATGCCCTCAACCTGGAAATGTGGAAAATCCTGGATGCAAGCCTGAGTGAGTTGGAACAACTCGGAGATGAAGTCCGGGCGGTCATTATCACTGGGGTTGGTGATCGTGCCTTTTGCGCTGGACTGGATCTGTCACCAGATAATCCGATTGTGTGGGACCTTCTGAGTCAGGCCAACCATGATCGGCGTGCCCAAATTGCTGACGAACTGAACTGGTTGCGAGATACCTTCAATCGGCTGGCGGACCTGCCCATGCCGACGATTGCGGCGCTCAATGGGTTAGCCTACGGCTCCGGATTGGAACTGGCGATGTGCTGTGATGTGCGAATCGCGGCTGAAAACATTCAGTTATGCCTGCCTGAAGTTTCAGTTGGTGTGATCCCGGACAAGGGTGGAACACAACGCTTACCGTGCTTGATTGGGTTGGCGAGAGCTAAGGAGATGATTCTGACTGGATTGCCGGTGACCAGTGATGAGGGGGTTCGCATCGGACTGGTCAATCGGGTGGTGCCAGCAGATCAGTTGATGCCCGTCGCCGTCGAGTACGCCCACCGGATTGCCCACATGTCACCGCTGGCGATTCGGGCGGCCAAACAGGCGCTCAACCAGACCCAATCCTTGCCGCTGGCTGATGGATTTCGCTTTGAAAATCGGATGGCGTTGGAAGCAATTTTGTCTGAAGACCTGGCCGAAGGCATCCGGGCATTTCAGGAAAAGCGGCCACCAGTCTTTCGAGGAGTGTAA